The genomic region cctcctcgttGTCCTGCTCGATCATCTTGGCCAGCTCTTTGGGCAGCTCCACGTCGCCTCCCACCAGCTGGATCTGGTTGTCATCTGTTTCATTCTGAAATGGGCCAGGAGAAAGTCACGTGTGGGATACTGCAGGTGGGAAGGGGAGCTTCTGGAGGCACTAAAGGCACGTGCAAGGTTCACACCGGTGTCTGCACGGGCTTTGGGCTGTCTCCCCATTTTAAGGTCCATGTGTGTTGGTCCCTGGGGCTCACAGTCATCCTTGTGCTGCAGGTAGGATGGTGCCCATAAGCTCCATCACTGCTGAcccagaggggacacagctgagcaGAGCCCAGGCACACACCAAGGGACACAGCAAGAGCTGAGATGATAACCCGAATGTGCCAGCATCAGTATAAATTGGCTTTCAACTTGCATTGGAGTGGCTGGGGAGGCTTAGGCACCCAATTAAGCTACACGCATGCTTAATGACTGCACCCACTGGAGATGGGGGTCAGCTCTGCGCTGGAGAGCCACAGGGAGACTTTGCAagaggcagccctgctgccaagCGGGATGAGTAATGAGCAGAAGAAACTTGTCGAAAGATTAAAAGGGACATCTCAAGCatgagaaagcagcaaaaggatCGGGGGGGCAGATCTGAACAAATCCCTGTTTCCCCTGAAGAAAAAATCtccatctcttctttttctgccttttctcgCTGTtggcaggggaaaaataaattctccaGCTGTTTATTTCCTGGCAATAAAAGGGGTGTGAGAAGCAGTGGCGTGTGCATCCAGGCTGGCTGAACAATATCAAACAATCTGAACAATATCACTTGGCTTAGCTGACCTTTCTGAACTAAAATTAGCCCGGCTCCAATTTAGAGTATTCACCACCGAGAGACTCTTGCTAAATAAAGGGTGCGTTTGGGGGGAGAAGAGCTTGCGGCAATTCCAAGAATGGCTGAATTATCCCTTGATTAAATTGTGACTAGTGAATCATTCATCGGGCAGAAATTCCAAAATAGGAGTTTAGCTGGGAAATCTTTGCCAAATAATCcggggagaggagctggctAATCCAGCTGGGAAGGTGTAACTCCGGCTCTGCTCCtggctatggggctgggagTCCGGGGTGAAGGTGGCTTTCCCTCGTCCAGCTGGGGTTAGGGgataaaagagaggaagagagggatcAAGCAGGGCAGAGGGTGTGTGTCAGGGGTCCCACTGTTTGGGGCTGGTGGCTCGTGGTGATCAGGTCTGATGGGAAAGGACCAAGATTTGGGTGGAAGGATGCTTTTTAGGGGAACTGGTTTGCACTTGGGCTTTGCAGTTCAAAAACCCACCCAGCCAAGGGGGTCCCgtgccccttcccctccttgcaGAGCAGGGGTGCTGTCTGTCCCTCCATGGTGCCATCCACCAAGCCCCCCATGAGGGTTGCTCTGGGGCTTGGCTCCCTGTGTGCCTCCCCCCATGCCCAGCACGGCCGTACCTTGGGGAGCCTGTACTTGTCTCGGAAGTGGGACCTGAACGTGGCCCTCTCCGCCTTGCGCTGGGCAAACTGGGCATCTCTCTCCATCCTGCGAACCACACAGGGCAGTTACCGGCAGCTGCTGCCCCCAGTCCCTGGGTTTGAGCATCTCTATCCCCCCCAACCCGGCTACCCGCCATGTCCTCTGCAAAGTCCCGGTTCCCCACAATTTCCTCCCCCCAGGGCAgtctgaaaggagaaaacaattcCATCTCACGGGCGAGGAAGCGGATTAAGGGATTAGGGCATTCATTAAACTCCCTCATagccctgctgcccccagcGCCGTGTCCCCCCATCCACCCATGCATGGGacagggggctgcagagggactgCCCCATCCTGCACCGGACCCCGGGGGTCCAGCCCACCCCGGTACCCAGTGCCGGTCGCACTTACTTCTCTTCCACCAGCTGCCGCTGATATTCCTCATACTCCTCGCGGGTCATGCCCTGCGCCTCGGCCGGAGACTTCTCACCCTCGCTCTTCTCCTCACCGCCCAGGCCGCCTGTCAGGTTCTTCAGCTGCCCTCCCACCATGCTCTTCACCATGAAAGCCATGGTCGCAGTCCTGGAGGGCTGGGGAGtccgggggctgggggagcacgGGTACCGGGGAGCCGGGGTGTGGAGTTACTGgagctggggtgctgggagatCCGGGGTTAGTGGGGAGATGGCGTTCTGGGGTATGGAGGAGCGGGGAAGATGGGGTTGCGGAGTTATGGGGGAGGCCGGGGTACCGGGCTAAGAGTGAGCCAGAGTGCCGGGGAGCTGAGGTATGCTCGgtgctggggtgccaggagtagggagctgctgggaagctgGGGTGCTGCGGGTACGAGTTCCCGGGGAGCCGGAGTACCGGGTTATTGAGGAGCCGGGGTCAGTGGAGCCGAGTTCCCGGGACGCCGGAGTACCGAGTTCCCGGGGAGCCTGGATGCCGTGGAGGTGAGTTCCCGAGGCGCCGGAGTATCGAGTTCCCGGGATGCCGGCGTGCAGCGGAGCCGAGCTCCCGGGATGCCGGAGTACCGGGTTATCGAGGAGCCGGGACGCTGCGGAGGTGAGCTCCCGGGATGCTGTGGAGCCCAGTTCCCGGGGGCCGGGAGCCGGGCTGTCCGGGCTGCCGGGGATcagcggggccgcgccgccccgccgcccatGGCGGGGCCGGGCTGACCGGGGAGCGGAGCCcgagcggcgcggagcggccgGCGCTGCAGCACCGGGGCGCGGACAGCTCCGGTGTgtgcgcggcgggcggcggcaccgcctcccgcccggcccccgccgcccccgccgccccccgccgcccggcagagaggcggagccgccgccgccccaaCCCGCTCCGGGGGCACGAGGGTCCCGCCACCCCGGGGCAAACTTCGGCGGGGGAGGAGCCccggagcccccagccccgcaggcaGCGGCTCCCGGCGGCAGcccgcgctgccggccccggggcaCGGGCATGGTGGGGGCTGCCGTGAGCCCTGCCCGACCCTCCCGGGCACCGTGCCCTGGTCTCCTCCTGTTCGGGGACAGCTAGCCATGACGCCTGGCTGTCTTATCCCATCGAGGGGCTGCGGCGGAGCAAGCCCAcagaaacacctttttttccacTCTATTCCCCATGCTTTGGGTCTGGCTGGAGGAAAAGCCGGGATTTAGCGCTCTGTAAAAGCCATATGTACCACACACGAGTCGCAACTGTTGTTTGCTCGCAGATCTAAGGGCTGTCATGGCCAAAAGctt from Ciconia boyciana chromosome 8, ASM3463844v1, whole genome shotgun sequence harbors:
- the CPLX3 gene encoding complexin-3, with protein sequence MAFMVKSMVGGQLKNLTGGLGGEEKSEGEKSPAEAQGMTREEYEEYQRQLVEEKMERDAQFAQRKAERATFRSHFRDKYRLPKNETDDNQIQLVGGDVELPKELAKMIEQDNEEEEEKNSVIGQLSNIQNLDLDSLKDKASATLEDLKQSAEKCAVM